One stretch of Spirochaetota bacterium DNA includes these proteins:
- a CDS encoding methyl-accepting chemotaxis protein, giving the protein MKLRLKYLLLSVILPISIIIIIFFLLYINISKNFYSYVISRYQKEAEMIELTIRKYLFDKVNKLISYSNTYDVYYLLKNINYREEEKFVNDKEFNSYKITTEKFAKSDKDIQFLYTGSPLTKTVYSFVVIGLPKDFDCTSRPWYQGAINNKSYFITDPYISADANKTFILSISYPVFEKENIIGVVAIDLEVNYISNYFNEYKIGQKGHIFLFNNNGKLILYPKNKEYVENNLFIKYLKNGLEKFNDILLKNENGIIEDAIIDKEKSFVFFKSIEGTELKIGMIVNKSEVLKDFNTTIKLIVYIFIALIIILFIILQLSFVNIFKKPIYKIKNKFEEIAEGEGNLTIKLDHKSDDELGEISNLFNKFLSSLNSIIYKIKNETHNLIEKAFTPLSVNIEETSSAINQISSNLNSTFNIFNSQIEKLKLITNNINQLTNSFKNLSDLIEKENSNISISSASIEQMASNINSVFNSADNSTKSVKELKESSNFAKEKIDKVLNLLENIFRDSEKLLEANKIIQSISDKTNLLAMNAAIEAAHAGDAGRGFAVVADEIRKLAEVSADQSKSIENNLKNIKESIDIVYKSSKETVSAFDEIIKHINNVEKIVEDVKVSMDEQNKGSKEILNSIKELKNISNNIENITKNMETYTDYINNEIESFYKFNEELKISFDEIKTGNNEINISINNISKLSSLSKERLLEINKIISKFIVDEKK; this is encoded by the coding sequence ATGAAATTAAGATTAAAATATTTATTATTATCTGTTATTTTGCCTATATCTATTATAATAATAATATTTTTTCTTCTTTATATAAATATTTCAAAAAACTTTTATTCATATGTAATATCAAGATATCAAAAAGAAGCTGAAATGATTGAGTTAACAATAAGAAAATATCTTTTTGATAAAGTTAATAAATTAATATCTTATTCAAATACATATGATGTTTATTATTTATTAAAAAATATAAACTACCGAGAAGAAGAAAAATTTGTTAATGATAAAGAATTTAATTCATATAAGATTACTACAGAAAAATTTGCAAAAAGTGATAAAGACATTCAATTCTTATACACAGGATCTCCATTAACTAAAACAGTTTATTCCTTTGTAGTTATTGGTTTACCTAAAGATTTTGATTGTACCTCTAGACCTTGGTATCAAGGAGCTATTAATAATAAATCTTATTTTATAACTGATCCATATATTTCTGCTGATGCAAATAAAACATTTATACTTTCAATTTCCTATCCAGTTTTTGAAAAAGAAAATATAATCGGTGTAGTTGCAATTGACCTTGAAGTTAATTATATTTCAAATTATTTTAATGAATATAAAATTGGCCAAAAAGGGCATATTTTTCTTTTTAATAATAATGGCAAATTAATTTTGTATCCAAAAAATAAAGAGTATGTAGAAAACAACTTGTTTATTAAATACCTTAAAAATGGACTTGAAAAATTCAACGATATTTTACTAAAAAATGAAAATGGAATAATTGAAGATGCAATTATTGATAAAGAAAAATCTTTTGTATTTTTTAAAAGTATTGAAGGTACTGAACTAAAAATTGGAATGATTGTTAATAAATCTGAAGTTTTAAAAGATTTTAATACAACTATTAAGTTAATAGTCTATATTTTTATAGCCTTAATAATTATTTTATTTATAATTCTTCAATTATCTTTCGTAAATATTTTTAAAAAGCCCATTTATAAAATTAAAAATAAGTTTGAAGAAATAGCTGAAGGTGAAGGTAATTTAACTATAAAGCTTGACCATAAATCAGATGATGAACTTGGTGAAATATCTAATTTATTTAACAAATTTCTATCTTCTTTAAATTCTATTATTTATAAAATAAAAAATGAAACACATAATTTGATTGAAAAAGCATTTACTCCTTTATCTGTTAATATTGAGGAAACATCTTCTGCAATAAACCAAATATCTTCTAACCTTAATTCTACATTTAATATTTTTAACAGCCAAATTGAAAAATTAAAATTAATAACAAATAATATAAACCAATTAACTAATTCATTTAAAAATTTATCTGATCTTATAGAAAAAGAGAATTCAAACATATCCATATCTTCAGCTTCTATTGAGCAAATGGCATCTAATATTAATTCAGTATTTAATAGTGCTGATAATTCTACTAAAAGTGTTAAAGAACTAAAAGAATCTTCAAATTTTGCCAAAGAAAAAATTGATAAAGTTCTTAACTTACTAGAAAATATTTTTAGGGATTCAGAAAAACTTTTAGAAGCAAATAAAATTATACAATCTATCTCTGATAAGACTAATCTTTTAGCTATGAATGCAGCTATAGAAGCAGCTCATGCTGGAGATGCTGGTAGAGGATTTGCTGTTGTTGCAGATGAAATTAGAAAATTAGCAGAAGTTTCTGCAGATCAATCTAAATCAATTGAAAATAATTTAAAGAATATAAAAGAATCTATAGATATTGTATATAAATCTTCTAAAGAGACTGTATCAGCTTTTGATGAAATAATTAAACATATAAATAATGTTGAAAAAATAGTAGAAGATGTAAAAGTTTCTATGGATGAACAAAATAAAGGAAGTAAAGAGATTTTAAATTCAATAAAAGAACTAAAAAATATTTCAAATAATATTGAAAATATAACTAAAAATATGGAAACTTATACAGATTATATAAATAATGAAATAGAATCCTTTTATAAATTTAATGAAGAACTAAAAATATCATTTGATGAAATAAAAACTGGAAATAATGAGATCAATATATCTATTAATAATATATCTAAACTTAGCTCTTTAAGCAAAGAAAGACTTCTTGAAATAAATAAAATAATTTCTAAATTTATTGTAGATGAAAAAAAATAA
- the trxB gene encoding thioredoxin-disulfide reductase produces MYDLIIIGGGPGGLTAAIYGARFGLSTLVLEKQAAGGQINLTESIENYPGFDEPIFGYELSQKMERQALKFGAKIIYEEVIDVDFSKEIKIVKTNENQYSSRTVIISTGAYPKRLFIPGEEEYIGRGISFCGTCDGPLFKGKKVAVIGGGDTALEESIIISKWAEKVYLIHRRDRFKGQKILQEKVFNNNKIKILFNCVPLEFYGEQLIKGVKIKKILADNKEEISNLSIDGVFIFIGHLPNTKIFEGKVELSDEGFIKVDRNMKTNVSGIYACGDVVEKELRQVTISVGEGALAAYEAYKYVQK; encoded by the coding sequence ATGTATGATTTAATAATAATTGGCGGAGGTCCTGGGGGCTTAACAGCAGCTATATATGGTGCTAGATTTGGTCTTTCAACTTTAGTATTAGAAAAACAAGCAGCAGGTGGTCAAATAAATTTAACAGAGTCAATAGAAAATTATCCAGGCTTCGATGAACCTATATTTGGTTATGAGCTTTCACAAAAAATGGAGAGACAAGCTTTAAAATTTGGCGCTAAAATTATTTATGAAGAAGTTATAGATGTTGATTTTAGTAAAGAAATTAAGATAGTAAAAACAAATGAAAATCAATATAGCTCAAGAACTGTTATCATTTCAACAGGAGCTTATCCAAAAAGATTGTTTATTCCAGGTGAAGAAGAATATATCGGCAGAGGGATCTCTTTTTGTGGAACTTGTGATGGCCCACTTTTTAAAGGGAAAAAGGTTGCTGTGATTGGTGGAGGAGATACAGCATTGGAAGAGTCAATAATAATAAGTAAATGGGCGGAAAAAGTTTATCTGATTCATAGAAGAGATAGATTTAAAGGTCAAAAAATATTACAAGAAAAAGTTTTTAATAATAACAAAATTAAGATTTTATTTAATTGTGTTCCACTTGAGTTTTATGGTGAACAATTAATAAAAGGTGTTAAAATAAAGAAAATTTTAGCTGATAATAAAGAGGAAATTTCAAATTTATCAATTGATGGAGTTTTTATATTTATTGGCCACCTCCCAAATACTAAAATATTTGAAGGTAAAGTTGAGTTATCAGATGAAGGTTTTATAAAAGTTGATAGAAATATGAAAACAAATGTTAGTGGTATTTATGCTTGTGGAGATGTTGTGGAAAAAGAATTGAGACAGGTAACTATTTCTGTAGGAGAAGGTGCCTTAGCAGCGTATGAAGCCTATAAATATGTTCAAAAATAA
- a CDS encoding secondary thiamine-phosphate synthase enzyme YjbQ: MEIFRIKTNKREEMISITSHIRNILGKNNIKNGIILLHIPHTTAAITINENADPDVKSDILNYLRKLIPENYNFQHIEGNSDAHIKASLIGNNLVVIVENGNLMLGRWQDIFFCEFDGPREREVWVKIING; encoded by the coding sequence ATGGAAATATTTAGAATTAAAACAAACAAAAGAGAAGAGATGATAAGTATTACTTCTCATATTAGAAATATTTTGGGAAAGAATAATATTAAGAATGGTATTATTTTACTCCATATCCCTCACACAACTGCTGCTATAACAATCAATGAAAATGCTGATCCAGATGTTAAATCTGATATATTAAATTACTTAAGAAAACTTATTCCTGAAAATTACAATTTTCAACATATCGAAGGAAATTCTGATGCTCATATTAAAGCAAGCTTAATTGGAAATAATTTAGTTGTAATAGTTGAAAATGGAAATTTAATGCTTGGCAGATGGCAAGATATATTTTTTTGTGAATTTGATGGTCCAAGAGAAAGAGAAGTTTGGGTTAAAATTATTAATGGTTAA
- a CDS encoding S41 family peptidase, with translation MNFNETKIWKTLAILFFILLLISILSNSLNFIRPKQFSTDFNNILEMQEIFSIIKNNYYIEPPSNEILLSGAKKGIVSSLNDPYSDYYNKDELKKRMESLSGEFGGIGAWVGERDGKIYILKPIPGYPAAKAGILPMDEIIEIDGKNIEGLSLDAVVGMLRGTPGKEVQISIKREGVNELIRFNIVREVIKIEFVKSDVLNKNIGFIKIEQFGERSSEDFKKHLENLLNKNIKGLIIDLRGNPGGYLYEVINILDYFFDDELLLYTKGRNKNLEEKYTGNKGVLVDKKFPIIVLIDNGSASASEIFAAVMKDYKRALILGVKSFGKGVVQQIFYLRDGGALFLTISQYFTPGNYPIHKQGVSPDIEIKGIEFTDQEKTIVSRILQDGYIKKFVKEYGKNYSTQDFENLKKELNSKGLKLSDYLLRYLIFNQININNVDMFYNLDFDPQLIRAIEEMKKLIK, from the coding sequence ATGAATTTTAATGAAACAAAAATTTGGAAAACATTAGCTATTTTGTTTTTTATTTTATTACTTATAAGTATATTATCTAATAGTTTAAATTTTATTAGACCAAAACAATTTTCTACGGATTTTAATAATATATTAGAAATGCAGGAAATTTTTAGTATTATTAAGAATAATTACTATATAGAACCTCCTTCAAATGAAATTTTGCTCTCAGGGGCTAAGAAAGGTATAGTTTCTTCTTTAAATGATCCATATTCTGACTATTACAATAAAGATGAACTTAAAAAGAGAATGGAAAGTTTAAGCGGTGAGTTTGGAGGTATCGGAGCTTGGGTGGGAGAAAGAGATGGAAAAATTTATATTTTAAAACCAATTCCAGGGTATCCAGCAGCTAAAGCAGGTATTTTACCAATGGATGAAATTATTGAAATTGATGGAAAAAATATAGAAGGCCTTTCTTTAGATGCTGTAGTTGGTATGTTAAGGGGAACACCTGGGAAAGAAGTTCAAATTTCTATAAAAAGGGAAGGAGTTAATGAATTAATAAGATTTAATATTGTCAGAGAAGTTATAAAAATAGAATTTGTCAAATCAGATGTTTTAAACAAAAATATTGGATTTATTAAGATTGAGCAGTTTGGAGAAAGATCTTCAGAAGATTTTAAGAAACATTTAGAGAATCTTCTAAATAAAAATATTAAAGGTTTGATTATCGATTTAAGAGGAAATCCAGGGGGTTATCTTTATGAAGTTATAAATATTCTTGATTATTTTTTTGATGATGAGTTACTTTTATATACTAAGGGAAGAAATAAAAATCTCGAAGAAAAGTATACTGGAAATAAAGGAGTACTTGTTGACAAAAAATTTCCTATTATTGTTTTAATTGATAATGGATCAGCATCAGCTTCTGAAATTTTTGCTGCAGTTATGAAAGATTATAAAAGAGCTTTAATTTTAGGTGTTAAATCTTTTGGCAAAGGTGTAGTTCAACAAATATTTTATTTAAGGGATGGTGGTGCCTTATTTCTAACAATTTCACAATATTTTACACCAGGAAATTATCCTATACATAAACAAGGTGTATCTCCTGATATAGAAATAAAAGGAATAGAATTTACAGATCAAGAGAAGACAATAGTTTCAAGAATTTTGCAGGATGGTTATATTAAAAAATTTGTTAAAGAATATGGAAAAAATTATTCTACACAAGATTTTGAAAACCTTAAAAAAGAACTAAATAGTAAAGGGTTGAAATTAAGTGATTATTTATTAAGATATTTAATTTTTAATCAAATTAATATTAATAATGTAGATATGTTTTATAATCTTGATTTTGATCCTCAATTAATAAGAGCTATAGAAGAGATGAAAAAATTAATAAAATAA